A part of Acomys russatus chromosome 21, mAcoRus1.1, whole genome shotgun sequence genomic DNA contains:
- the Hdac2 gene encoding histone deacetylase 2, with product MAYSQGGGKKKVCYYYDGDIGNYYYGQGHPMKPHRIRMTHNLLLNYGLYRKMEIYRPHKATAEEMTKYHSDEYIKFLRSIRPDNMSEYSKQMQRFNVGEDCPVFDGLFEFCQLSTGGSVAGAVKLNRQQTDMAVNWAGGLHHAKKSEASGFCYVNDIVLAILELLKYHQRVLYIDIDIHHGDGVEEAFYTTDRVMTVSFHKYGEYFPGTGDLRDIGAGKGKYYAVNFPMRDGIDDESYGQIFKPIISKVMEMYQPSAVVLQCGADSLSGDRLGCFNLTVKGHAKCVEVVKTFNLPLLMLGGGGYTIRNVARCWTYETAVALDCEIPNELPYNDYFEYFGPDFKLHISPSNMTNQNTPEYMEKIKQRLFENLRMLPHAPGVQMQAIPEDAVHEDSGDEDGEDPDKRISIRASDKRIACDEEFSDSEDEGEGGRRNVADHKKGAKKARIEEDKKETEDKKTDVKEEDKSKDNSGEKTDTKGAKSEQLSNP from the exons ATGGCGTACAGTCAAGGAGGCGGCAAGAAGAAAGTGTGCTACTACTATGACG gTGATATTGGAAATTATTATTATGGCCAGGGTCATCCTATGAAGCCTCATAGAATTCGGATGACTCATAACTTGCTGCTAAATTATGGTTTATACCgaaaaatggaaatatat aggcCTCATAAAGCCACTGCTGAAGAAATGACTAAATACCACAGTGATGAGTATATCAAATTCCTACGATCAATAAGACCCGATAACATGTCTGAGTACAGTAAGCAGATGCAGAGAT TTAACGTTGGGGAAGATTGTCCAGTGTTTGATGGACTCTTTGAGTTTTGTCAGCTCTCTACCGGCGGCTCAGTTG CTGGGGCGGTGAAGTTAAACCGACAGCAGACTGATATGGCCGTCAATTGGGCTGGAGGGTTACATCATGCCAAGAAGTCAGAAGCATCAGGATTCTGCTATGTCAACGACATCGTGCTTGCCATCCTCGAATTACTAAA GTACCATCAGAGAGTATTATATATTGACATAGACATCCATCACGGGGATGGTGTGGAGGAAGCCTTTTACACAACAGATCGCGTGATGACTGTTTCATTCCATAAATACGGGGAATACTTTCCTGGGACAGGAGACTTGAGG GATAttggtgctggaaaaggaaaatattatgcTGTCAATTTTCCCATGAGAGATGGTATAGACGACGAATCATATGGACAAATTTTTAAGCCT ATAATCTCAAAAGTGATGGAGATGTACCAGCCTAGCGCTGTGGTGCTGCAGTGCGGCGCGGACTCCCTGTCTGGGGACAGACTCGGCTGTTTCAATCTCACTGTCAAAG GTCATGCTAAATGTGTAGAAGTAGTAAAAACCTTTAACTTGCCGTTGCTGATGCTTGGTGGAGGTGGCTACACAATCCGAAATGTTGCGCGGTGTTGGACGTATGAGACAGCAGTTGCCCTTGATTGTGAAATTCCCAATG agttgCCATATAATGATTACTTTGAGTATTTTGGACCAGACTTCAAACTGCATATTAGTCCTTCAAACATGACAAACCAGAATACTCCAGAATATATGGAAAAGATAAA ACAGCGTTTATTTGAGAATCTCCGCATGCTACCACATGCCCCTGGTGTTCAGATGCAAGCTATTCCTGAAGATGCTGTTCACGAGGACAGCGGAGACGAAGATGGAGAAGACCCGGACAAGAGAATTTCCA TTCGAGCATCAGACAAGCGGATAGCTTGTGACGAAGAATTTTCAGATTCTGAGGACGAAGGTGAAGGGGGTCGTAGAAATGTTGCTGATCATAAGAAGGGAGCAAAGAAAGCTAGAATTGAAGAAGacaagaaggagacagaggacaagAAGACAG ATGTTAAGGAGGAAGACAAATCCAAGGACAACAGTGGTGAAAAAACAGATACCAAAGG AGCTAAATCAGAACAACTCAGCAACCCCTGA